One Setaria italica strain Yugu1 chromosome II, Setaria_italica_v2.0, whole genome shotgun sequence DNA segment encodes these proteins:
- the LOC111256379 gene encoding uncharacterized protein LOC111256379, whose product MPCTRRRRVVQQAEHANGLPPSPMAVTRGRISSIIDLLPPDLMPLIERHLGFVDRLAFATACGATPRRLLKPGLPWLVIQYKAPEKAATLFSPADRCAVAVRSPGPSMHGHAVSMGSSGGWLATADARGGLHLARPVTGEQAELPAITTIPFVRPVDSDGRSFSVDRMAFMRTRVVLSVSGASPRHGSSYDAAMLILDMHHGFPAFASAEDPVWRLASSRAGIEDAIHHAGRFYSVTYAGEVEVWERHR is encoded by the exons ATGCCatgcacgcgccgccgccgggtggtGCAGCAGGCAGAGCACGCGAATGGCCTCCCGCCGTCGCCGATGGCCGTCACCCGCGGCCGGATCAGCTCCATTATTGACCTTCTCCCGCCTGATCTGATGCCCCTGATCGAGCGCCACCTCGGCTTCGTCGACCGTCTCGCCTTCGCCACGGCCTGCggcgccacgccgcgccgcctgctGAAGCCGGGGCTGCCGTGGCTCGTCATCCAGTACAAGGCCCCCGAAAAGGCGGCGACGCTCTTCTCCCCCGCCGACcggtgcgccgtcgccgtccgatCCCCCGGCCCGTCCATGCACGGGCACGCCGTCTCCATGGGTTCCTCGGGCGGGTGGCTTGCCACCGCCGACGCGCGCGGGGGCCTGCACCTCGCACGCCCGGTCACCGGCGAGCAGGCGGAGCTCCCGGCCATCACCACCATCCCTTTCGTCCGCCCGGTGGACTCCGACGGCCGCTCGTTCTCCGTCGACAGGATGGCCTTCATGCGGACTCGG GTCGTCCTCTCCGTCTCCGGCGCCTCCCCGCGCCATGGTAGCAGCTACGACGCCGCCATGCTCATCTTGGACATGCACCACGGCTTCCCGGCCTTCGCGTCGGCCGAGGACCCCGTGTGGAGGCTGGCATCCTCCCGCGCCGGCATCGAGGACGCGATCCACCACGCTGGCCGGTTCTACTCCGTCACGTACGCCGGCGAGGTCGAGGTGTGGGAGCGCCACCGGTGA